The [Eubacterium] eligens ATCC 27750 genome segment ACTAATTGATAAGTATTTCGGATTATCCTCAGCCACAGAACTAACACCTAATTCATATGACTTAAGTAAAATCGAAGTTTCCGGACTAACAGGCATAGCCATCTTAAAGATAACAATTCCTTCATCCTCATTAACTGACACATCAAACTTATCATCGGTAAAAGCCTCTATCGAATTAATAGTATTGATTGTCAGAACTGAAATAGCAGAACATATAATATCACTGCCGGATTCAGCATATCCTGCATGACCTGCAGAATAAAAACCTGTGATCTCTTTTTCAGAGTTCTTAAAAAAAGTTATATGAGTCATGAATAACACACCTCACAAACATCCATACAAAAATTAAGCATTAATCTTTTCAATCTTAACTTCTGTGTAAGCCTGTCTATGACCATTCTTCTTGTGATATCCAGTCTTTCTCTTGTACTTGTAAACGATAACCTTCTTATCTCTGCCTTCGCCTACAACGCTAGCTGTAACTGTAGCACCGGCAACTGTTGGCTCACCAACCTTAGCCTCGCCGTTGTTTACAAAAAGAACCTGATCAAATGTAACAGTGTCACCAGCATTAACTGCAAGCTTCTCAACTCTGATAGTATCGCCTTCAGAAACTGTGTACTGCTTACCACCTGTTGCTATAATTGCGTACATATGGTATCCTCCTTAATTAAATACTCGCCAGTTTTGGGGAATCCGACATACATCAGATACACTTATACCCTAACTGAGCGGCACACAAAATATATAATATACATTCAGTTACTATTTGTCAAATGTTTTTTAGAAATATTTCAAAAAATTTCAGATAAGCCATAAGCCGGCAATTCCACATATAATTCCTACTGCGAATCCGGCAACAACATCTCTTACGAAATGTACTCCTGCAAGCACTCTGCTTGCTGACATAATTGCTACAAGCAAAAGCATAATAATCCCCACAGGAACAGAAACATAAAGCCAGCACATCGCAATAATTGTAATGGAAAAAACATGTCTGCTTGGCATTGATTCGCCTTTAGTTTCCTTAATAAATAATGGCTTTATATTGTATTTTTCATATGGTCTTTTCGCATCAATACATTTTCTTATAACAGATACAAGAATAAATGATGTAAAAGGTGTAAGGATAAACTTGGATGTAAGTAAAAATTTATCAGTTTCAACAACTATACCGCTGTTTCTTAACATAATCGGAGTTGTCTCAGAAAAGAAAGTCCCTCGTAAACTCATTATTACAAGAAGAATATATGCAAATGCTATCATATAAGCCATGTATTTGTAGATAAATTTAAGAATAGCATATGCCGGCTTACAATTAAGAAACCATTCTGATATCTTTCTATATCTTCTTTCGTATGCAGGAATTTCCTGTGAAATATTTACTTCAGTATTATCCATAAATCCTCCATGCATTTTCAGGCTTTATTAAGACTTTCAGACAGACTTTTTCCGATTTTCTTTCGTGTAATCTCAACAAGACCAAGCTTGGTGATGTCAACGATTGTAGTGTTTACTATATCCTTTTTTGCCAGAAATTTCAAATGTTCCATCAGAATATCGCAATTTCTCTGATTCATATTAATAAAATCAACGATAATAATTCCTGAGAGATTTCTCACCTTAATCTGCTGGCACAGCTTGTCTGCGGCTTCAAGATTAGTTTTTAATGCAGAAGCCTCGATTGCTTCCATGCTCTTTGCCTTAGTTACATTCTTACCAGAATTAACATCAATGACAGAAAGTGCTTCAGTCTGTTCGATAATAAGATATCCACCTGATTTTAACCAGACCTTCTTGGAAAGAGCGGTATCTATCTCTTTTTCTATAGAATAGAGCTTGTATAAAGGCCATAATTCATCTTTATACATACGGATACTCATATTGCTGCTACGAGGCAGATATGTTTCTAATTCATTATATATATCCGGAATATCTGTGATAACCTCAACACGGTCTTTTCCTGACAGGTGAACAATTTCCTCAATATATTCAGGTCTGTCTTTATGTACAAGTGTATAGAACTTTGAAAAAACAGCTTTTCGGAGCATATCAGTGTATTCGTTACACAATGCTTTTACATCTTTAATAATATCATCAGTATCAGCGTCAGCACAGCCGCTTCTTAATATTATTCCGAAATTTGAAAGATAATCATAACCTGTTTTTTCTATGGCTTCCCGCTGCTTCTGAATGAGAATGTCAGCAACACGTTTTTTTATCTCTGAGATTGTTTCATTTGACTTTATCTTTTTTGAAATATGAACACCTTTCACATCGTTAGAAACAACTGCATAATTACCGGTAAGCTCTATCTTTGAAGACACCTTTGCAGGCTTGGTTTTGAGTGGTTCGGTTGTGACCTTTACGAGAATTCTGTCGCCCTGACATATTGCAGGATTGTTTTTCTCATTAAAAAATATAGGTGCTTTGTTGTCTTGTATAGAGTAATAACATTTCTGCTTATCTTCTATCTCAATAAATGCAGCATTAATATTTTTAACTACATTTTCAACTCTTCCAACATATATGTTACCAACAACACTGCCACTATCTAAAGGCTTAAGATAGTGGCAGGTATTATCAGAAGTATATATGCAACAGAAGATTTTATTGTTAATATCTGTGATTATATATTTATATTCCATAAATTATCTGTTCCATGTTTTAATATTTCTATAGAAGCATGTTCTGTTTCCAGTGTGGCATGCAGCACCAACCTGACGAACCTTTGCAAGAATAGTATCATTGTCACAGTCGATGTCAAGAGAACCAACATACTGGAAATGACCTGATGTAAGACCTTTAACCCAGAGCTCCTGACGGCTTCGGCTATAATAAGTCATGATGCCAGTCTCTAAAGTTTTATTGTAGGCTTCCTCATTCATGTAAGCAAGCATAAGGACTTCATCATTGACATAATCCTGTACAACAACTGGAATAAGACCATTGGCATCAAGCTTTAAATCCTTAAACGAAATATCAGCCTTAGGCATTGATGATGCCTTGCTGTAAGATGCTCCGGAT includes the following:
- a CDS encoding ribonuclease E/G; this encodes MEYKYIITDINNKIFCCIYTSDNTCHYLKPLDSGSVVGNIYVGRVENVVKNINAAFIEIEDKQKCYYSIQDNKAPIFFNEKNNPAICQGDRILVKVTTEPLKTKPAKVSSKIELTGNYAVVSNDVKGVHISKKIKSNETISEIKKRVADILIQKQREAIEKTGYDYLSNFGIILRSGCADADTDDIIKDVKALCNEYTDMLRKAVFSKFYTLVHKDRPEYIEEIVHLSGKDRVEVITDIPDIYNELETYLPRSSNMSIRMYKDELWPLYKLYSIEKEIDTALSKKVWLKSGGYLIIEQTEALSVIDVNSGKNVTKAKSMEAIEASALKTNLEAADKLCQQIKVRNLSGIIIVDFINMNQRNCDILMEHLKFLAKKDIVNTTIVDITKLGLVEITRKKIGKSLSESLNKA
- a CDS encoding ribosomal-processing cysteine protease Prp, yielding MTHITFFKNSEKEITGFYSAGHAGYAESGSDIICSAISVLTINTINSIEAFTDDKFDVSVNEDEGIVIFKMAMPVSPETSILLKSYELGVSSVAEDNPKYLSISVKEV
- a CDS encoding phosphatase PAP2 family protein, which codes for MDNTEVNISQEIPAYERRYRKISEWFLNCKPAYAILKFIYKYMAYMIAFAYILLVIMSLRGTFFSETTPIMLRNSGIVVETDKFLLTSKFILTPFTSFILVSVIRKCIDAKRPYEKYNIKPLFIKETKGESMPSRHVFSITIIAMCWLYVSVPVGIIMLLLVAIMSASRVLAGVHFVRDVVAGFAVGIICGIAGLWLI
- the rplU gene encoding 50S ribosomal protein L21, encoding MYAIIATGGKQYTVSEGDTIRVEKLAVNAGDTVTFDQVLFVNNGEAKVGEPTVAGATVTASVVGEGRDKKVIVYKYKRKTGYHKKNGHRQAYTEVKIEKINA